The Halarchaeum grantii genome includes a window with the following:
- a CDS encoding DNA double-strand break repair nuclease NurA produces MTLDPVHFAGIPDLVRDVGGDVDEAEHRADAEAVWETYFDPLYDDGAVLRPIDEQARYLADLTEAGASDPAFDAVHGLDSGTINPRAFKNGIVLDVAQAAMGVAPGDTDTHRHRTVIATMLRRDRTAKPRAFDPEAWTRQDEGYWRGQAIDAPHVERNERAVVHALSLYLAESEHAHAHFDAVGEFLLLDGPLYPKLVTNWLDQNEELAALPAEDGLTRRVIENYLGLVERAVETDTVVGGFVKNVSARGIVRALDAKTHAPWLDDAELFGQLLERRGDRGERLTSDLAYTNWFLSRVGYDREFSTLGGRLDLDLALDAEAYEVAFCVLYDPRTDTVYKAELPRVFAEDDDVRERVTDQLVRDVAAAGGPPDAVGRADELARISVSEKRQLVDAMADAMETEPREGYDVDRWGLGG; encoded by the coding sequence ATGACTCTCGACCCCGTCCACTTCGCTGGCATCCCCGACCTCGTGCGCGACGTGGGTGGCGACGTCGACGAGGCCGAGCACCGCGCGGACGCCGAGGCCGTGTGGGAGACCTACTTCGACCCGCTCTACGACGACGGCGCGGTCCTCCGCCCCATCGACGAGCAGGCGCGCTACCTCGCCGACCTCACCGAGGCGGGCGCGAGCGACCCCGCCTTCGACGCCGTCCACGGCCTCGATTCGGGCACCATCAACCCGCGCGCGTTCAAGAACGGCATCGTCCTCGACGTCGCGCAGGCCGCGATGGGCGTCGCGCCCGGCGACACCGACACCCACCGCCACCGCACCGTCATCGCGACGATGCTCCGACGGGACCGCACCGCGAAACCGCGCGCGTTCGACCCCGAGGCGTGGACGCGACAGGACGAGGGCTACTGGCGCGGGCAGGCGATCGACGCGCCCCACGTCGAGCGCAACGAGCGCGCCGTCGTCCACGCGCTCTCGCTCTACCTCGCGGAGAGCGAGCACGCCCACGCGCACTTCGACGCGGTGGGGGAGTTCCTCCTCCTCGACGGCCCGCTCTACCCGAAGCTCGTGACGAACTGGCTCGACCAGAACGAGGAACTCGCCGCCCTCCCCGCCGAGGACGGCCTGACGCGCCGCGTCATCGAGAACTACCTCGGCCTCGTCGAGCGCGCCGTCGAGACCGACACCGTCGTCGGGGGGTTCGTGAAGAACGTCTCCGCGCGCGGCATCGTCCGCGCGCTCGACGCGAAGACGCACGCGCCGTGGCTCGACGACGCGGAGCTCTTCGGCCAGCTCTTAGAGCGCCGCGGCGACCGGGGCGAGCGCCTGACCTCGGACCTCGCGTACACGAACTGGTTCCTCTCCAGAGTGGGGTACGACCGGGAGTTCTCGACGCTCGGCGGCCGCCTCGACCTCGACCTCGCGCTCGACGCCGAGGCCTACGAGGTAGCGTTCTGCGTGCTCTACGACCCGCGAACGGACACCGTCTACAAAGCCGAGCTCCCGCGCGTCTTCGCGGAAGACGACGACGTCCGGGAGCGCGTCACCGACCAGCTCGTGCGCGACGTCGCCGCCGCGGGCGGCCCGCCGGACGCCGTCGGGCGCGCGGACGAGCTCGCACGCATCAGCGTCAGCGAGAAACGCCAGCTCGTCGACGCGATGGCCGACGCGATGGAGACCGAACCCCGGGAGGGCTACGACGTCGACCGGTGGGGGCTCGGCGGCTAG